The sequence GTCAGGGACACCCAATATAtctgggagaagaaggaaatggTGACTGCAGGTGACACAAATTCCCTGAGCCAGCACCAGCCCCATGGTGAGGCTGTTCCCCCAAAAAATCATGGGGCAGATCatgagagaaggaggaagacaTTTTTCTGAAGGATGGGAAATTCCCCCTTCCCACAAGGGGAAATTCCATTGACAGTGTCTGATTGTCCTAGTCCCCTTTCCAGGGAAAGTTTAGGTgctcctgtcccctctcccctgcttGGACTCCTGTGAGTGAgagcatttctttctctgtttggTGCTCACTGAAGCTGTGCAGGCAACTCAGAGGGTGACCCATGGAGCTGTGGGTGCCTCTGGCTGCATCCCAGTGCCCAGTTGTGCTCTGGACTTTGGGAAAGGGCAGAAGTGTCTCTGCTGGagggcagtgctgctcctgcctgcagagcccttcctgcctgcccaggggcAATGCTGCCCAGCCGGGCTGCTttcctgctgggcagggaaagggacGGGCCagaaggcagggcagggatggagcagacATGCTGAAGTGTCCTCAGTGCAAAGCAAATGTTCACTTCTGACTTGGTCCCTTGATGTCCCTCCATGGAGGGACAACCAACCTCTTGCAGGTGGGGTGAGaggccagggctgggaatgggggttgcaggggctgctctgtgaCAGTGGCCCTGGGGCACCTTCCCAGGCTGCCCCTGGAACAaagacacagcccagccctgctctgctgctccctcagggctgtgccaggagttCTGGCTGTGCAAGGACACTGCTGTGTGCCCCCACCCTGCACACTCCCACTCTCAGCTGGGCACTGGCATTTGCTTTGCCAGGGCATTCCTGGAGCACTTTGCTGACAGGGACTGTGGAGGAAGAGCCTGaagccttcctgccctgccctcaggaGATGCTCTTGGCTGATGGAGGTGCTGGTGtggagcccagctctgtgccagcagtgccagggcctgtccctgcctgtgatCCCAGCATGGACACACAGCAGGACTGTGCCCAAGCTGCCAGAGCACTCAGGCCTTgcacccacagcagggctgggaaggacagTGTGGAGATGGAAAGAGCAGATGTGGAAGGAGTAAGTGCCCttgtccctggctgtgctgctgtgctgggagtctcttccctccagctctgcacacaggcactgcccctgcagctccagagaaGGGCTGAGGAAGCGTCTTGGACATTCAGGTCAGGGCAGGGAACTTTATTCTACGTAAATGTACAGAGAACACACCTTTTGAAAGCCCTTGGATTAGAGAACGATGGTAGATATTGATGTAGAAATTTATGAGCAATGCCATTGATTTGTGGATAatataaaagtagaaaaagaataagaaaatgcacaaacgaaaagaagaataaataggagaaaaaaagctcGGATTGTAGTTACCTTCTGCAtgctctgcagaagaaaagacacACTTTGTTATTGCCTCTAAATCCAGTCACCAGTTTCCTCATGGCATCCTTGAGCTCCTGGTTCCTCAGGCTGTAGATGAGggggttcagtgctggaggcaccaccgagtacagaactgacagggccagatccagggatggggaggagatggaggggggcttCAGGTGGGAAAACATGCCAGTGCTGAGGAACAGGGAGACCACGaccaggtgagggaggcacgtggaaaaggctttgtgccgtccctgctgagaggggatcctcagcacagccctgaagatctgcacataggagaaaacaatgaaaatgaaacaaccaaACCCTAAACAGCAACTAACCACAAGAAGCCAAACTTCCCTGAGGTTggagtgtgagcaggagagcttgaggatgtgtgggatttcacagaagaactggcccagggcattgccctggcacaggggcagggaaaatgtattggctgtgtgcagcagagcattgagaaagccagtggcccaggcagctgctgccatgtgggcacaagctctgctgcccaggagggtcccgtagtgcaggggtttgcagatggcaacgtagcggtcgtagcacatgatggtgaggagggaaaactctgctgacataaaaaaggtaaagaaaaagagctgtgcagcacatcccgTGTAGGAGATGGTTGTGTTGTTCTggagggaattgtgcatggctttggggacagtggtgcagatgcagcccaggtctgtgagggagaggttgagcaggaagaagcccatgggggtgtgcaAGTGGTGGTCGcaggctacggcgctgaggatgaggccgttggccaggagggcagccagggagatggccaggaagagccagaagtgcaggagctgcagctcccgcctGTCTGCCAATGCCAGGAGCAGGAACTGGTCCATGGAGCTGTTGTTGGGCATTTGTTGCCTCTAGATGGGGGGCACTGTTCAAGGAGGAAACAACAGTGACAAGTTAGGGAAGAACATtctaagaaaaatcaaatccaCTTTCCAACACCCCTCTCACTGCTccactggttttccttttctaggAGTCTCTCCTTCAGCTCCATGGCTGGAGCCCCGGTTGGGGCTCACTATATCTCTCCTGAGGAGTGTTCCTGGATGTCAGAACCCCTCAGCACTTCTGATGCACTCCAGGAGAACAGAGCAGGtcctgccaggctggaggaTTGTCTGGGGCTTAGTGCAGAGTGAGGGGAGCTGGTCTGTCCCTCTCTCTTGTTCCCAACTGCCCTGGCTTTGCTCCTTCCTGAGATGGCGATTGATCACACTCCCAGTTTGGTCTGAAAAGCCACCAGACACTGTTGAGAGCAGAGGGATCCATCCCAGACCCCTCagtgtctcagcctgtctcaAGGGCTCAGCACCCACTTGGAGCCAAGGACACCCGTGGCTCATCTCCCCAACCCAACAGCATCTCCTGGCGTGGGCACAGCATCTCTGCCCCTCTCCACTGGGGCTTtcagagaacacagctgtgctgggaggatgATTTGCATtctccagggcagctcccagcttgGAAGGACACCTCAGAAAAGAGCCAAGTGTCCTAATGACGGGGTCTGATTGAGGGAAAAAGAGCTCCTGACCCAGGCCCACAGACTTCActgcccacagccccacagggcAGAGGACAATTGGAATGTCTCATTACCAGGGACACTCCTGTCATAGGGGAATCCCAGGATCAGTGTTGGACTGTGTAGCTTGAACTCCCTCCCCATGAGCCTGACTGAGAGAAGGAGGGAACAACCTCAGGACCATGGGCAAGCTGAGAACCAAGGAAACGCACAGGGAGGGTCCAGCTGGGAgaggccagggcagagcccactGGGCACTCAGGGCAGCATCACCCTGAGCCAGCTGGGCCACCTCCCAGACACCAACAGTGCCAGCAAGTTGTTctcagccctgggcagctcctcacAGTTCCCTCTGGAACTCAAACTATCAGGCATGTGGCTTGAGAGCTTGAGAGAAATCCCTCCTTGGACCTTCCCCTTGAAGTATCCCCTGGAAAATATCCTGGGGTGCTCTGGTTCTGTGAGCAGCCCTGACCCATGAAACTCTCACTCAATAGCAGAAGaaacctgccctgccctgccaggctttgctctttccacccccagcctctgcccagccctgagggAGCTCCCCAGCCCGGCTgagagctgcccctggcagtggcagagctcctgccccggcacagccctgggctgcaggaccctgctctgcaggacagcttggggcagcctggggggcacagcccGGCTTCACAACCCCTCAGccatccctgggagaagggaaccCTGCTGGGATGTGCCTGGGATGGTgcagcagggagtgggatgTGCCAGCGTTAGGAGATCTTTGCCCCAACTGCAGACACATTGCCCTTCATGCTGACTCACCGTGAGGGAGCCTGGAAAGATTTCTCCTGCAGTGGATCTTCCTCTCGacttccctcccagcccaggctgtgtgtAACCTCTGTCTGCCTTGCTTTtgtgccctggctgctgcaggcagtgccctcagccctgctgggctgtgcagaggagctgctcaccagcagagctgtctctttgaagctcttcttgcttgccaggagctccctgtgtgccaggagcccggcccagctcagcagcacagcaacagccccaggcatttAGTGACCCTCGGGGGGTTTGATGTTGTTTACATGAGACTCAGTCCCTAAGAGGAAGTTCAAACAACTTCTCAAGAAGTCCAAATGAGTTTGAAAGACTGAAGTTTCTTGTACTGTTAATGGGTCCCACTAAGGGACAAGAGTGAGAAAGTGTCCCCAGATTCCAGTTGGAATagaaaactgcagacagtgatGACAAGGATGGACAAGCAAGGGAAAGGTGGCTCTAATGCTGAATAAACCTTGACTGGTTTCCTTAATCCAGAGGACCAAACCCTGACCCCCAGCACCTGGGaaggcagatcctgtccctgcctcattcctcagggctcttcctggggcactgggatgtgggatgtgcaatgccaagggcaggaccatggggtggtacctgccaggctgctgagcagggacaaggaggccaggaggccccagggctgcaaggggcactcccctcctcctggcatcaggggcacagacagcagccctggccaaaggcctgcagaaggtggctgtgtcagggcctttcagcttctccctctccctgtctcctctccagcccaggctgtcctacggtgtccatgccctgccccaggaaacacagagggacaCTTTTTTCCCAAGGGTTGTCTTGGCAGAACGAGGCACACCCTCTTTAAACTTTCTGGCACAagggagctctgagctctgggtACGGAGGGAGCTCCAAGTGCCAACCACTGGAGTGGGAGCTACAAATCATCAGGGCTGGTGTTCTTTGGAGGGCCAGACACTGGTGAGAGTGGGGGGTGTGTGCACATGGAAGGACTTGAAGGGCACAATGAACTGTGtcaaaacactgtcaaagcaggaaaatcccaTAAGGCACCACAGCACATAAGCACTGGTGGTAAACAGGAAGGCCTTTAATTCCAAGGCCTAAAGGGAGGTGAAGCTCTTGAAGTAGCCCCCAGGACAGAATTGCACTGTGCAGAGTGTGGGAAAGAGCAGACAGCCCCAAGAGGAAGCCAGAGCTGGTAAGGCAGGTCTGGGGAACCCATCCAGACAAAGATTCCCACCTGCAGACTGGAAGCACACCAGGCAAAACTCCCACCATGGcaaactgtgggaaaggaagcaagtcCTTG comes from Chiroxiphia lanceolata isolate bChiLan1 chromosome W unlocalized genomic scaffold, bChiLan1.pri scaffold_40_arrow_ctg1, whole genome shotgun sequence and encodes:
- the LOC116781303 gene encoding olfactory receptor 14J1-like, producing the protein MPNNSSMDQFLLLALADRRELQLLHFWLFLAISLAALLANGLILSAVACDHHLHTPMGFFLLNLSLTDLGCICTTVPKAMHNSLQNNTTISYTGCAAQLFFFTFFMSAEFSLLTIMCYDRYVAICKPLHYGTLLGSRACAHMAAAAWATGFLNALLHTANTFSLPLCQGNALGQFFCEIPHILKLSCSHSNLREVWLLVVSCCLGFGCFIFIVFSYVQIFRAVLRIPSQQGRHKAFSTCLPHLVVVSLFLSTGMFSHLKPPSISSPSLDLALSVLYSVVPPALNPLIYSLRNQELKDAMRKLVTGFRGGSAGPRRCRVPVQPGQSGGCASGNPGGECGSPVAAAAPGTEAGGSRCGGGAATPRRCRSAGSARRRRQCWEAGAGRLRGSAGQKRQRRQPRGSGGSGQTRPRSSAAASAALRGRRGGSGGSGRGLPLGAAPATKEDQGPPCSQLASLQFSRHRSTAGDGEIELNHNRSSWNRVAIGTLQGLLESRGRWDTGEPLGAKGTLGYFGISWNQGAIVTLQGLKEPKYPGDSLECQGIKGSL